The Methylomarinum sp. Ch1-1 genome contains the following window.
TCAGCCGCTTGTATTTGCCGCACAAGCATTCATAATCGCTGACTGGCCCGAAAATTTTCGCGCAAAACAAACCGTCGCGCTCGGGTTTAAAGGTACGATAGTTGATGGTTTCAGGTTTCTTGACTTCGCCATAAGACCATGAACGGATCATATCCGGCGATGCCAAACCAATACGAATTGAGTCAAAGTCGTCTGTCCGACCTTGACGTTTTAGGAAATTCATTAAATCTTTCAAGAGCTTGTCCTCTCTGTTACTACCTGATAGTTACCGGATTCTGACTGGCCGAGTGGAGCGATTATTCCTGCTCCAATTCGATGTTTACACCCAGCGAACGTATTTCTTTAATCAGTACGTTGAATGATTCCGGCATACCGGCTTCCATTGTATGATTACCATCAACAATGTTTTTATACATACGGGTTCTACCTGTCACGTCATCAGACTTAACCGTGAGCATTTCCTGCAAGGTATAAGCCGCACCGTATGCTTCTAGCGCCCAAACCTCCATCTCGCCGAAACGCTGGCCACCGAACTGCGCCTTACCGCCCAGCGGTTGCTGGGTGACCAAACTGTATGGACCGGTCGAACGCGCATGCATCTTGTCATCCACCAAGTGATTCAGTTTCAGCATATACATATAGCCGACGGTGATTTCCCGTTCAAACGGTTCACCGGTCAAGCCATCATAAAGCCTCGTTTGACCATGTTCCGGCAAGTCGGCCAATTTCAGCATTGTACGAATTTCATCTTCGCCGGCGCCATCGAAGACCGGAGTCGCCATCGGCACACCACCGACCAAATTAGCCGCCATTTCCAAAATTTCCTGATCGGAGAACACATCCAGATTCTCTTTCTTACCGCTACTGTTGTAGATTTTCTCCAAAAACTGTCGAATTTCGGCGACTTTTGCCTGCGCTTCCAACATCTTGCCGATCTTGATCCCCAGACCCTTAGCAGCCCATCCCAAATGGGTTTCCAGCACCTGCCCGACGTTCATCCTAGAGGGCACCCCTAGAGGATTCAGCAAGATATCGACCGGCGTACCATCGGCTGTGTACGGCATGTCTTCGATCGGCACGATTTGCGAGATGACCCCCTTGTTTCCGTGACGGCCCGCCATCTTGTCACCTGGTTGTATGCATTTCTTAACCGCCAGATAGACCTTGACCATTTTCAGCACACCCGGGGCCAAATCGTCACCCATCGTGATCTTTTTACGTTTTTGTTCGAAACGCTCATCGAACTGCTTACGTTGTTGCTCGATCTGTTCAGCGACCTTCTCCAACTGAACATTGACATCCTCGTCTTGAGTTCTGATTTTCAACCATTCGGATTGTCTCAAACCATCCAAATATTCTCGGCTGATTTCCGCGCCTTTTTTCAATCCGGCGGGACCTTTCTCCGCTTTTTTCCCGATCAACAGATTGGCCACACGACTGAAAATATCCTTTTCCAAAATTTTCAATTGATCGTCCAGGTCTTTGCGAAAACGTTGGATTTCCGCTTCCTCGATTTCCAAGGCGCGCTTGTCCTTCTTGACGCCGTCGCGAGTGAAGACCTGTACGTCGATCACAGTACCACGGATATTGCCGGGAACGCGCAACGAGGTATCTTTAACATCGGCGGCTTTTTCGCCAAAAATAGCACGCAGCAGCTTTTCTTCCGGCGTCAGCTGGGTCTCGCCTTTCGGCGTGACCTTGCCGACCAAAATATCACCGCCTTTGACTTCGGCGCCGACATAAACGATACCGGATTCATCCAGTTTCGATAACGCCTCTTCGCTGACATTAGGAATATCGGCGGTAATTTCTTCGGGACTATGCTTGGTTTCACGAGCGACACAGGTTTTTTCTTCGATATGTATCGTCGTGAAGCGATCTTCTTTAACTACGCGTTCCGAGACCAGAATGGAGTCCTCGAAGTTATAACCATTCCACGGCATGAACGCTATCAACATGTTTTGACCTAACGCCAACTCGCCGATATCGGTGGACGGTCCGTCGGCTAATATATCGCCGGCCCGCACGCTATCGCCCGGTTTAACCAGTGGCTTCTGATTGATACAGGTATTCTGGTTGGAACGCGTGTATTTAGTCAGGTTGTAAATATCCACGCCGGGTACGCCGGAAACAGTTTCTTCGTCATTGACGCGCACCACGATACGCGCCGCATCGACTGCCTCGATGCTTCCTCCGCGCGTCGCAACCACGGCGACGCCCGAATCTTTAGCAACGACACGTTCCATGCCGGTTCCGACCAAGGGTTTTTCCGCACGCAACGTAGGCACCGCTTGACGCTGCATGTTTGACCCCATCAACGCGCGGTTAGCATCGTCATGCTCCAGGAATGGAATAATCGATGCAGCCACAGAAACAATCTGTTTCGAGGAAACATCCATATATTGCACGGTATCCGACGAGGCCAACGTGAATTCGTCTTTATAGCGACAAGAAACCAAGCCTTCAATCAGCTTGAAGTTTTCATCGACGGCCACACTCGATTGCGCAATGACGTATTCGCCTTCTTCGATCGCCGACAGATAATCGACCTGGTCGGTCACCACGCCGTCCACCACTCTACGATAAGGGGTTTCCAGGAAACC
Protein-coding sequences here:
- the rpoB gene encoding DNA-directed RNA polymerase subunit beta — its product is MAYSFTEKKRIRNNFGKGTEVLEVPYLLATQIDSYANFLQDGVAPDKREDRGLHAAFLSVFPIVSHSGYAVLEYVKYRLGEPTFDVRECQQRGATYAAPLRVLVRLVIYDKDAPANAKVVKDIREQEVYMGELPLMTDNGTFVINGTERVIVSQLHRSPGVFFDHDKGKTHSSGKLLFNARVIPYRGSWLDFEFDHKDALYVRIDRRRKIPATILLRALGYENEEMIDIFFETNKFSISPDKFLYHIIPERLRGEMAVFDIKHDGKVLVEEGRRITAKHIRQMNKANVDVIEVPRDYLYGKILGHNIIDESTGELVAEVNAELTEELLQKLIDAGITEINTLFVNDLDKGPYISNAMSLDTTTNRLEALVEIYRMMRPGEPPTKESAENLFENLFFTEERYDLSAVGRMKFNRRLGREEIIGSGTLSKEDIIDVLKELIDIRNGNGNVDDIDHLGNRRVRSVGEMIENQFRVGLVRVERAVRERLTLADSEGYMPQEIINAKPVSASVKEFFGSSQLSQFMDQNNPLSQVTHKRRVSALGPGGLARERAGFEVRDVHTTHYGRVCPIETPEGPNIGLINSLSVYARTNSYGFLETPYRRVVDGVVTDQVDYLSAIEEGEYVIAQSSVAVDENFKLIEGLVSCRYKDEFTLASSDTVQYMDVSSKQIVSVAASIIPFLEHDDANRALMGSNMQRQAVPTLRAEKPLVGTGMERVVAKDSGVAVVATRGGSIEAVDAARIVVRVNDEETVSGVPGVDIYNLTKYTRSNQNTCINQKPLVKPGDSVRAGDILADGPSTDIGELALGQNMLIAFMPWNGYNFEDSILVSERVVKEDRFTTIHIEEKTCVARETKHSPEEITADIPNVSEEALSKLDESGIVYVGAEVKGGDILVGKVTPKGETQLTPEEKLLRAIFGEKAADVKDTSLRVPGNIRGTVIDVQVFTRDGVKKDKRALEIEEAEIQRFRKDLDDQLKILEKDIFSRVANLLIGKKAEKGPAGLKKGAEISREYLDGLRQSEWLKIRTQDEDVNVQLEKVAEQIEQQRKQFDERFEQKRKKITMGDDLAPGVLKMVKVYLAVKKCIQPGDKMAGRHGNKGVISQIVPIEDMPYTADGTPVDILLNPLGVPSRMNVGQVLETHLGWAAKGLGIKIGKMLEAQAKVAEIRQFLEKIYNSSGKKENLDVFSDQEILEMAANLVGGVPMATPVFDGAGEDEIRTMLKLADLPEHGQTRLYDGLTGEPFEREITVGYMYMLKLNHLVDDKMHARSTGPYSLVTQQPLGGKAQFGGQRFGEMEVWALEAYGAAYTLQEMLTVKSDDVTGRTRMYKNIVDGNHTMEAGMPESFNVLIKEIRSLGVNIELEQE